In Apium graveolens cultivar Ventura chromosome 10, ASM990537v1, whole genome shotgun sequence, the following are encoded in one genomic region:
- the LOC141691917 gene encoding uncharacterized protein LOC141691917 yields MSLALSAKNKLGLVTGKFKVPSKSSSYFAHWQRYNDMIITWLLNSVVPEIRSSLVNISLASDFWDDINMRFSQSNGPRIFELKKALSSLAQENLTISGYYTKFKMFWDDLLQASSIPKCVCVYLCKAKKQQEQSEEVMKVTQFLMGLNEVYTNIRGQILMMNHIPPLTTKTDVKRPDGRRFNLECTYCHGKNHTKDRCFHLFGFPPRNKQNVAPTKANHQENKFVAQITASSTVPTSTDKVESSVGPENSAGNCLSDIQYQQLLNFLNQSQLSQTNSEPPQSRTLSHSCSYLTSVCLVNCHASRDWIIDSGATNHITCCHDLLSDLLAFDIDICLPNGEFTKVKLKGTIVLTSELTLYDVLLVPSFQFNLISVSKLTSSVPCALQFLSHLCVIQDCTMKKTLVIGKLQGSLYKLLLPTSSQFTSLFPQVSAHCNVVHSKTSKLWHSRLGHIPFPVM; encoded by the exons ATGTCTCTTGCTCTTTCAGCAAAGAATAAGCTTGGTTTGGTTACCGGAAAATTCAAGGTTCCTTCTAAATCATCTTCTTATTTTGCACATTGGCAGCGTTACAATGATATGATAATTACTTGGCTCCTTAATTCTGTTGTTCCTGAGATTCGTTCTAGTCTTGTTAACATTTCTCTTGCTAGTGATTTTTGGGATGATATCAATATGCGTTTCTCTCAGAGTAATGGTCCACGCATTTTTGAGTTGAAAAAGGCTTTAAGCTCTCTTGCACAAGAAAATCTTACTATTTCTGGATATTACACAAAATTTAAGATGTTTTGGGATGATCTGCTTCAAGCATCTAGTATTCCTAAGTGTGTATGTGTCTATCTCTGTAAAGCTAAGAAGCAACAGGAACAATCTGAAGAGGTTATGAAAGTTACTCAGTTTTTGATGGGATTAAATGAAGTTTACACTAATATTCGTGGTCAAATCCTTATGATGAATCATATCCCTCCACTAACAACT AAAACTGATGTTAAGAGGCCCGATGGAAGGAGGTTTAATCTAGAGTGCACTTATTGTCATGGAAAGAATCATACTAAGGATCGTTGTTTTCATTTATTTGGTTTTCCACCAAGGAATAAGCAAAATGTTGCTCCTACTAAGGCTAATCATCAGGAGAATAAGTTCGTTGCCCAGATTACTGCTTCATCCACAGTGCCAACCTCTACTGACAAAGTTGAAAGCTCTGTTGGTCCTGAAAACTCTGCTGGAAATTGTTTGTCTGATATTCAGTATCAACAGTTGTTGAATTTTCTAAATCAAAGTCAATTGTCTCAAACAAACTCTGAACCACCTCAATCACGTACTCTGTCTCATTCCTGTTCATATCTGACTTCTGTATGCCTTGTTAATTGCCATGCCTCTAGAGATTGGATTATTGATTCAGGGGCAACTAACCATATTACATGTTGTCATGATTTGCTCTCTGATCTTCTTGCTTTTGATATTGATATATGTTTGCCTAATGGAGAGTTTACAAAGGTTAAACTTAAAGGAACTATAGTGTTAACATCTGAACTTACTCTTTATGATGTTCTTTTGGTACCTAGTTTCCAATTCAACTTGATTTCTGTCAGTAAACTGACTTCTTCTGTGCCTTGCGCACTTCAATTTTTGTCTCATCTGTGTGTTATTCAGGATTGTACAATGAAGAAAACGTTGGTGATTGGTAAACTCCAAGGTTCACTGTACAAGTTACTTTTACCAACTTCATCACAATTCACTTCTCTATTTCCTCAAGTTTCAGCTCACTGTAATGTTGTTCATTCAAAAACTTCAAAACTTTGGCATTCTAGATTAGGTCACATACCTTTTCCTGTAATGTAG